CCCCCATCAGACATTTGCATGCTCACAACACTGGCAGCGGCTTTTGGTGAGAGAAGATGGCCTCACAGAAACCTAATAGTAATACAGCCAAGAGCCCTGGACAGGCACACTAGCCACACACTAGGCTACCATCTCCTGTCATCCTTTTCAAGTCTTTGATTGTCAAGTAGCAAGAAATTTCTGGTCCCCGTGAGGATGGGTTTAAGTCGAAATCCTCCGAATGCATGGTTCAGAACCATCCGATCCCTTGATTTAGGCCCTTTCTACCTAGATTAAATAGTGACGTTTGTAGCTCAGGAGCAGGAAGGAGTGTCATTGGGTCCCTTTAGCTCAGGCTGTGCCTATTTCATCTTCTGTAGAGGTTTGCTTATCAGGGAGCTGCTAACTGGGTAAGTTGATTGATTATGACATCTGCCAGTCTCTCATCCTTGTGAGGTACATTGGTGGCTGTTTAGACAAACTAGTCAAAGAGTGAATTATGAATTGCCCAACTGGAAGTGGAACCTTAGCTGTAGCTTACCTCAGGCTGCATATATTGGTGTTTATGAAAACgaagagctggcaagatggctcagctagtaaaGGCCTGCTGTGTGAGCCTTGTGGCCTAAGTGAGCCCAGCccttggaacccacataaaagtggagGAGGGAAACAGACTCTGCAATCTTGTCCTGACCTCCACCAACAATAaagtggtttaaatgagaaacgctgttgtggtggcacacatcttttagtcccaggactcaggaggcagaaaacagcaaggtctctgagtttaaggccaacctggtctacatagtgagtttcaggccagtccaGGCTACGTAGAAAAACCCCACtacaaaacaaatgtaaagatttttttatcaGATTTGTAGTTGACAAAAACTAGGAGAATTAAGCAGCCTGGTAATAACTGAGATTTCATCTGGCAAGGATAAATGTCAACATGtaaaccttgaactcactgaccCAGAGCTAAGTTTTGGGATACATTATGGTGGTGTCCAGGAAGGTCCCCTGGTACTATGCTGCTCTCAGTATTATGTTCAGTCTTAGGTGTGAGGAGTGCTGGAGTTCTAGACTTAGTATATGTGGACTtctccagactggccttgaacttgtgaccttgtACCTCAGCCCCGAGGGTTTGGGAATGGCAGGTGTGCTGTGTAGTAGAAGAATGACATCATGTCTGTtgtccagaaagaaaaactgaggtCAGTGTTCCTTGTCAGCTATCTGAGCGTGGCCCATGGCCTGTCTGAGTGTTGAAGAAGGAATCTAGGCCACTTCAGCTGTGCTTGTAAGTGTCTGAAATCTGAACTTGCTGGCTCAGCCTTggtatcccagcacttagggctgaggcaggaggattgccatgggGATAATTCCAGGTCACGTGGCATACAGATTGAGATAGTAttcaaaaagagaaagccagaagTTGACTGGGGCAGCTCACTGGTACCACCATGTCTTAGTATGTGCAGGGCCCTGGTCCTACCCCTTCCACATGAAAGCCAAAGGTGAAGAGCGTCTGTTGGAAAGAGAAAGGCAGCTGTTAAAACAAGGCCtcggggagctggagagatggctcagagcttaagagcattgtctgttcttccaaaggtcctgagttcaattcccagcaaccacatgatggctcacaaccatctacaatgagatctggtgccctcctctggcatgcaggtgtacatgcaggcagaacactgtatacctaataaataaatcttaaaaaccaaacaaactcgTGCTCAGCTCTTTGGGGAAAtcatttgtttgtatgtgttaggctgtatatgtgtgtggaggtcagtgatTGACACtgctttctgggttttggtttactggttggtttttccagacagggtttctctgtgtagccttgacctggaactctgtagaccaggctggctttgaactcagagttctgccttctgagtcctgggaataAGGGCATGAATCACAACTGCCTGGCTTGACGTTGGGAATCTTTAtctctactttgtttttgagacaatttcaTTGACCCCAacacttttcctttcctctggaTTGTCTGTCTAGCAAGTCCCCAGGGTCTTACTGTCTGCTCCCCTGGTCCTTCCATTATTACCAGGTGCACActgctgtgcttggcttttttggttttggtttttcaagacagggtttctctgtgtagccttggctgtcctggactcccctggtagaccaggctggcctcgaactcataaagatccacctgcctctgcctcacaaatgctgggattaaaggcgtgtgtcaacCTTGCCTAGGGTTGCCTTTTTTGTGGGTGCTGAGGGTCCAAGTTCAGCTCTTGACGCTTGTGTAGGGTGTCTGCAAACACCATGGCCAGCAGAATATCCATCCACGTGAGGCAAGAGGAAGTCTGGTTCAACATGACACAGTGGCTTGTACTTCACAAGTCTGACAGTGGGCAGTTTATtttaggcttttttctttttctttttggttttttcgagacaaggtttctctgtgtagccttaactgtcctagactcactttgtagaccaggctggccttgaactcacagagatctgcctgcctctgcctcccaaatgctgggattaaaggtgtgtgccaccaccacctggcttattttAGGCATTTTTAAGTACAGCACAATTTGGGAAAAGGTTCCTAATGATAAATAACTCAGTTCTGGGTGCACAATAAAGTCTAAGGCATGACTACATCCAAACCGtttgtaaagtacatgtgacaccttaagggggaggggctggatcTGGTGTGGTCTCAATCATATGAAggttgagtccagaacagccaacagATTTCAAAaccttgttttggaaaaaaaaaaaaaagaacaaatagcacaaaggtcaccaggctgtAAATCACCTCCAGTCCTGTTTGTAAAATACATGTGACATCTGTTTAGATGGATTCTGTAGATTGAGGAGCAGTGCTCAGGATAAGGGCCTGAGGAGCCAGGTGTGGCCTGGCCACTCCATACCATAGTGCAGAGGTCACCAGCCTGTTAGCTCCATCCAGCCCCACTCTTCCGGCCATAAGAGGTTAACCATCACTTCCTTTGAAGAGACAACCCCGCGTGTTTAACATTTctagtgcttatctgtgagcacaagggcCTCTGTGTCCCCTACAGCATAGCAAGTActttagccatctccccagcttttcATCCTACTTTTTAAGACAGTCTGATTGAGCCTGAAGGTCACCGATGGGGCTAGAATAACTGCCCTCTAGGCCCAAGGgtcctcctcatccctcctccccaGCACTAAATTTCAGGACCACCACCACCCTACCCTGCCACTGCTGCCTGTTTTCTTATGCAGATGTGGGTATGTGGGTGTATGTCAAGCTCTCTGTCAAacgagccttctctccagcccaggaaagaTGCATTTCTGTAAACCTATTGAACACCACATCTGTGCCTTCTTCCCCTtaaaggtttcactgtgtaatgGAGGCAGGTCTCCGGGTCTTAGGCCCCAGTGATTCTACCCCAGCTTCCACTGTAGTTGGGACTACCTGTGCACATTACCACCACTCTggaaaagaaactgaaggagGCCCCGTAATTCATCTACTTAGAAGGATGGGAAGTGCACAGCCTACTcaggctacagagcaagctcaATGCCAGTCTGGGTAAGCTCGGGGGGAAAGgtaggatgtagctcagttggcagagtgcttgtccagCATGACAGAAGCCCTGGTTGGATCCCCGACACAGCATCAATTGGGCATGTGATATACATTTGCAATCCTGACAATCAACCTAGACTacaagagactttgtctcaaaaaaaggggggggggaggtggctaGGGGCATGTGAGGTAGCTCGGTGGTGAAGGgccttgctaccaagcctggcaacctcagtttgatccccagggtTAACATGGAGGAAGGCTTGGACCTCCACGTGCGTGCcctggcacacatgcatatacacacacaaagtaattgTTTAAAAAAGGACTAGGagttagctggatgtggtgggacgcctttaatcccagcactggaaggcagaggcaggtggatctctgtgagtttgaggccagcctgatgtacataatgagttccaggacagccaggattacatagaccctgtctcatttaaaaaaaaaaaaagagagaaaattaggGATAGAGTCGGTGGGAGCCGAGGCCCATGCTGAAGCCCCAGTACGGATGCTTGAACCTGCTGTGTCTAGCACAAAGGAGTAAGTTGCTACACTCTGCTCTGTCTGTCATGAAGCCACTTCTCTCTGTATCACACCAGGGACACGGGACATTAGGTACCAgggattttaattaatttcttcacaGGAGGTATGAAAACAAGACAGGTTTGTTCTGTTAGACTTTTGTGGTGACAGCTGGTTTGGCCTGTTTCTCTTGTGCACTTTGAATGGGTGGGTTTGTGTGTTCCTGTCTTGTTCCTGTATTTGCACACTTGTGATTGCATGCTAACACGCAGTCTATTTCCCCTGTGACCGCTGCAGGCTTGCTGGAAGAAAGAACGCTTGTACTTTTTCTAAAATTGGGTTTATGATCAGCTAGTGTTGAAAACCCTGGGTCAGAATCACAGTGGACACTTAGGGCTAGGCAGATGGCAGGACAGTAGGCTTCCTGCCCAGCTGCAAACAGCTGGACACTTGCCACCCTCTCCTGCTGGTAGCAAATCTCTCCTCTGTTACTTGCAAAcattcccctgagacagggtctctctgtgtagccctggtagtcctagactccctttgtagagcaggctggcctcaaactcccagagtgctgggactgcaggcatgagccaccatgctggtaTGGAGTAATTTCAGATTTAAAGTTGCACGCTAGTACAGCAGTGattccagcacttcagaggcagggcCAGCATCATCTCCATAGGGACTCTCATCCCAAAATAGTAATTTCAGATTTATTCACGGAAGTGTTTCCCTCTGCAGTCTACTCAGCCTTTTTGCATAGTTTCATGATACAATTGTCAAAATGAACCAATATTGATAGGGTCTTATAAACTAAAGTCTTTAGTCTTTAGCTAATGGCCTCTTTCTGTGCCAGGAATTCTTCTGAAAGAGAAATTACGTTTAGTCATTGTTATATTAACTTTTTCTAAGATGTCCCAAGCAAACATCTACTCACCTCAGATAAGGCACCCATACACCAGTGTGAGAGGGACCTGTGGTAATTGTAGTCTCGGAAGCTCACTGTCTTAGCTAAcctgggcctagtcctggaagcttctagcctctgtacaatctaacatAGGCCTAAAcggttttcagtctctgagacatactacttaataagctcaccatttcttgtctttttgtttcttgttttgttgttgttgtttcaagacaggatttctcttgtagccctggctatcctggacgtactctgtaggccaggctggcctcaaactcacagagatccaccttcctcgcctcctgagggctgggattaaagacatgcaccaccatgcccagcttttttttcttttccttttcttatttatttattatgtatacaatgctctgcctgcatgtatgcctgcaggccagaagaggacatcagatcacattatagatggttgtgagccaccatgtggatgctgggaattgaggtcaggacctctggaagagcagtcagtgcagtgctcttaacctctgagctatctctccagcccgcctttctttctttctttcttccttcctttctttctttctttctttctttctttctttctttctttctttctttttaaagacttatttatagcctggagagatggctcagaggtgaagagcactctcagctcttcctaaaggtcctgagttcattcccagaaaccatatggtggctcacaaccatctataatgagatctggtgccctcttctgttgtgcaggtgtacatgcaggcagaatactgtatacataataataaattaagtaattatGGCGTGGTagcacagtcctttaatcccaacactcaggaggcagaggcaggcggatcttcatgagttcaaggccagcctggtctacaaagtgagtccaggccagccaaggctacacacagagtgcggagattaaaagcgtgcgccaccacacccggcattgCACCCTTTCTtgtcttactgagctctgggctggctggctcaactcagctgttctggctcaaactcctcccccagctgattgattcaatctggcctctctctgctgctgctgaattgttctgcttggcctcaaactaactccaacaatctgctctaatcttcagGCTCCTCCTTCTCTGGCTTGTTTGGTcgtcacctgagttctctctctgtaactgcctctctattactgtccagGTAAAACTGCTGTCTCTGTGTTGTTCCTTAagtgatttgtcactttttctgccactcaaacaTCACCttcttgtttcgttttgtttgtttgttgtttgtttgtttgtttgtttttcaagacaggtttctctgtgtagccttggctgtcctggacttaactttgtagaccaggctggcctcgaactcacagagatctgcctgcctctgcctcctggagttgtggagttacaggtgtgcacaccacgcccagctaaacatcactttcaaacatggatgcctCCGTCTCTAAAATAAATTTGccttcattatttgggattaagggcgtgcaccacgaTGTCTggactaagcttttctttacctgattaTTTGCTcgataccaggctggccttgaactcagatctgcttgcctctgtctcctggattaaaggtgtgtttgtattccagccggatcacagaAACCTAGAATCTttggtctttggatgtgatctcttgccagaacagccatgttctgaataaACATTCCTCTACACACCAGCAACAGACCAAAGACAATTCTacccaagtccagcttggtgagccGTGGCCTCTTCTGGAAAGGTCCAATTGTGGAAATTCTGGATAGTCTCTTAGCTCAGAATACAGCGATGGACTCGCTTTCTTGGGGGGGGGTCCCCTCTCTATCTGAACCCTAGACACTCTATGGAGGTGACATAGCCTGCAGGAAGACTACAAGTCcagccctttcctgataagaaacctgttcagcaagcacatgGGGGTTCCTGGAGAtctcttggtgtcttggctttcaaccaatgacctttgacTTTTCCTacagctcctcccccacccacaggataattaggtactgcttttcccctcttatgatagggctgttttgttacatgtaggTTACCTctagccctagcaaatcagacgTATTCACCCTTGAAGACACTCCCTCTGCCCAAGGTCTATAAATGCCTCTGATTCACGAAATAAACTCTCCTGCTTGCACCACTCCTCCACCACGACTGGCTAAACCTCATcttttattctggggaagaattgcCCCTGGGTGCCTGGGGCAGCAATGGTGGAACTGCCTTGACGCCAGCGAAGCACCCGCCAGGCCTGTGTTTCACCAGACCTGCCTCAAGGGACACTGGGCCTACATCTCATCATACCtgccttctgtttgcttttgggtGTCCACCTCcatcctctgccatgcttagcacagAAGCTTGACAAAGGGCTGTGATGTTTTCGTATCATCACAGGCTTATGGAACTCCCAGGATTCCACTGTGGCTTGACAcggcaatctcattctaaaagagctaactgtaacacccgGTGGAAAAACTCATTTCCTCACCCTCTTGCCAACCCTGAGACCTGTGAGACCCAGAGCCTCCATAGCACATGGGCCTCGCCCTGTGCCCTCTAAGCTAAGCCACCCTTGAGCTAGAAACAGGACCTTTGACCTCAAGGTCCCCCAATCCAGTCTGGAAGCAAACAGAGCCTAGACCAACCCACGGAAGCCAGGCCAATGCCAGAGGACGAGCAACAGTGAACCTTCAAGTTTTCTAGGCTTACTTACAGGAGTGCAGGTGATCCCAAAACAGCTGCATCATTGAAAAGTCTCATGACAGCAGGGTGACAACTTCCCCATAGCTGCATAGATGGAGCCCCAATTCAGTTAACCTTCCAGTTGCTACATGTTCTCTTAAGCCTGTATGAAGCTGGAGCAGACTTGTATATGtctggggagaggaggcagggaggatggcTCCTGCCCAGTACTCATATGTGGAGCATCAGCAGTTCTGATTGTAAGGGCTTCTGGGCATCTACATCCAGCCTAATTAATATGGTAATGGCTGCTGTGCTTAGAGAACAGCATTCCACAGCAGTCATTGTAACGTGTATCTTAAGTACTGGAATTCACATACATTACGTACAAGATACAACCTTCACTGCAGATGTAGTCTAAAGGATGGACATTTTTTACCTTGCAGGTCCAGCTAGTTCTGACTATAGACATCAATTAGAATTTGGcttcctgccaggcatggtggcgcacacctttaatcccagcactcaggaggcagaggcaggcggatcgctgtaagtttgaggccagcctggtctacaaagtgagtgcaggacagccaaggctacacagagaaaccctgtctcaaaaaaacaaaacaaaacaaaaagaatttggtTTCCTCACTGGTGATCTGATGTGACATATTACCTTGTAAGTGCCACGTATAGAGAAAGTCTAATAAGACTACTTAAAAGGTTTAAACagagtttcactttgtagctctggctgtctgaactctctgtgtagaccagctggcttcaaactcacagagatctgcctgcccctgcctccctagtgctgagtgctgggatcaaaagttgTTAAacaagccggacatggtggcgcaagcctttaaccccagcactcaggaggcagaggcaggcggatctcttgtgagtttgaggccagcctggtctacagagtgagttccacgacagccagggctgttacacagagagacctgtctcgaaaaaccaaaaataaaataaaatcataaatggGAAAGACAAGTCATACCTCAAGATCCTGATAAAGTGATCTGTGTGTGACTACTAGGACAAAGGCTAGCATAAGAACTACTTCAGAGCCCCCCATCCTTAACCCTCACAAGGGGATCCCTGAGAAATGCATGGCTCATATCTAAGTGTGAGTCTGGGGGAAGAGATGCTCCCTAAAGGCTGACACTGGGTTCCCAGCTTTGGCTGTTCTCAGCTCTCACTGCCTTGGCTTGAGGGCACTGGGAAATGGTCTTTTGAACTCCTGACTGTAATACCTCTCCCACGGTTTGAATTTTTAATAAGACAGCTGTCTTTCAGCACTAATTAGAATAGTGCTGCTTATAAGATTATAGGTAAGGCAGCTGCCCTTTAGTCTCCGGACTCCTGTCTCAGTGCCAGCGCTCCTGGGATGGCCTCTCAAAACCGCTACCCAGCTGCTGCCAGCATCACCTTTAGCAAGGGAGCCGTGCTCAGCGTGGGCGTCACCCAGAGCCCTGCACGCAAAAGGCTACAGCAGGCGCTCATGACCCTCATGACGTCCGGTGGCAAAGGAATTTCCGCCTTACTTGAATCAGACAACCTGTTCAAATGGATAGGAACCATTCACGGAGCAGCAGGCACGGTATGTGAAGACCTGAGGTATAAACTCTCCCTAGAGTTCCCCAGCGGCTATCCTTCCAATGCACCCACAGTGAAGTTCCTCACACCCTGCTACCACCCCAATGTGGACACCCAGGGCAGCATCTGGACATTCTCAAGGATAAGTGGTCCACGCTTTATGATGTCAGGACCATCTTGCTCTTTATCCAGAGCCTGCTAGGAGAACCTAACATCGGTAGCCCTTTGGACACACATGCTGCCGAGTTCTGGGAAAACCCCCACAGCATTTAAGAAGGTCCTGTGCCAGTCGTGgtagcgcaagcctttaatcccagcactcgggaggcagaggcaggaggatctcggtgagttcgaggccagcctggtctacaaagcgagactaggacagccaaggctacacagagaaaccctgtctcaaaaaaccaaaaaacaaaaaacaaaaacaaaaaagaagtaccTGCAAGAAACGTATTCAAAGCAGGTCTCCAGTCAAGGGCCCTGATGCAGGCTGTGCTGTTCTCCTTTGTGTGGTcatctttgttctgtttgtttgtttgtttttcgagaccaggctgacttcgaactcacagcgatccacctgcctctgcctcccgagtgctgggattaaaggtgtgcaccaccaccatgccatGCTTCATCTTTGTTCTTAGATGGTCTGTCCTTTCCTTATTTCTAAGCTGtggtgatatttttgttttacttgttttttacATTAAGTCTGCTTGAACCCTTAACAATGTATATTAAACCAACATGTTGGTTGTTttgtataaaaacaacaacaacaaaaacaaaaagagtatagGTAAATACATCGGAAATGCAATACAAAATCCAGACAAGGTTTAGGTAAGGATTTAACCCATAGTTCATTAGGTAAATAAGTTACTAACTTTTCCCCAAGGATAAAAAGAGAATAACAGACTCTTTTGTTGTTCATTTCAAAAaccatggtgacacacacctatgaATCTTCTTTGCATGCAGaagatggggcaggaggatcagaagttgaatgttatccttggctacatagagtttgaggccagct
This window of the Acomys russatus chromosome 17, mAcoRus1.1, whole genome shotgun sequence genome carries:
- the LOC127201053 gene encoding ubiquitin-conjugating enzyme E2 C-like; amino-acid sequence: MASQNRYPAAASITFSKGAVLSVGVTQSPARKRLQQALMTLMTSGGKGISALLESDNLFKWIGTIHGAAGTVCEDLRYKLSLEFPSGYPSNAPTDKWSTLYDVRTILLFIQSLLGEPNIGSPLDTHAAEFWENPHSI